In the genome of Desulfofarcimen acetoxidans DSM 771, one region contains:
- a CDS encoding ArsR family transcriptional regulator, which translates to MCKDIVEVPPIAQSTVSQHLKILKETGWICR; encoded by the coding sequence ATGTGCAAGGATATTGTAGAGGTACCTCCCATAGCCCAATCTACAGTTTCTCAACATTTGAAAATCCTTAAAGAAACCGGTTGGATTTGTAGGTGA
- a CDS encoding ketopantoate reductase family protein codes for MNILVFGLGALGTVYSCFLKKKGHQVVGLAREPLAEIIRKKGVKVTGIWGKHECKLDKVITSIEQVQDKDFDLILLPVKSFSTEDAIRQIINIISPNTYVLLLQNGYGNFEIASRFISEEKIMLGRVIFGAETIKPGESKVTVIADDVILGSPKNLVDSIALEDFAQIFREAGIPTLASNQVMKYIWGKIIYNSALNPLGAILGVSYGKLAENNNTKLLMDSIIREIFTLLMAMQQETLWPDAETYLKDFYGKLVPSTASHHASMLQDIQNGKKTEINALNGSVVDLGKKFGISTPVNEIITQLVKAKEHMISNQKDR; via the coding sequence ATGAATATTCTAGTATTTGGGCTTGGCGCCTTGGGAACGGTATATTCTTGTTTTCTTAAAAAAAAGGGACACCAAGTGGTTGGCTTAGCAAGAGAACCACTTGCTGAAATTATTAGAAAAAAAGGTGTTAAAGTTACAGGAATTTGGGGGAAACATGAATGCAAGTTGGATAAAGTAATAACAAGTATTGAGCAAGTTCAGGACAAAGATTTTGACCTAATCCTTCTACCTGTAAAATCTTTTAGTACAGAAGATGCCATAAGACAAATAATTAATATTATCTCACCAAATACTTACGTTTTACTTCTCCAAAACGGTTACGGTAACTTTGAGATTGCTTCCAGGTTTATCTCAGAGGAAAAAATAATGCTTGGGCGGGTAATTTTTGGTGCTGAAACTATTAAACCCGGTGAATCAAAAGTAACGGTCATTGCAGATGATGTTATTTTGGGGTCACCTAAAAACTTAGTTGATAGTATAGCACTAGAGGATTTTGCACAGATCTTTAGGGAGGCTGGTATTCCTACCCTTGCCTCTAACCAAGTAATGAAGTACATCTGGGGGAAAATTATATATAATTCTGCACTAAATCCCCTTGGAGCAATTCTTGGGGTAAGTTATGGAAAATTGGCTGAAAATAATAATACGAAACTTTTAATGGATAGTATTATACGGGAAATATTTACCTTATTAATGGCTATGCAGCAAGAAACTCTTTGGCCTGACGCTGAAACTTATTTAAAAGATTTTTATGGAAAATTGGTTCCTTCTACTGCATCTCATCATGCTTCTATGCTTCAGGATATTCAAAATGGAAAGAAAACAGAAATCAATGCTTTAAACGGGTCAGTGGTTGATTTGGGGAAAAAATTCGGCATCAGCACTCCGGTTAATGAAATAATCACCCAGTTGGTAAAAGCAAAAGAGCATATGATTAGTAATCAAAAGGATAGGTAA